From the genome of Maribacter algicola, one region includes:
- a CDS encoding acyl carrier protein phosphodiesterase, with amino-acid sequence MNFLAHIYLSFNDKDITIGNFIADSIRGNKYKHLPPRIQQGILLHRAIDTFTDAHNIPKISSKRLHKNYSHYSRVIVDIFYDHFLAKNWSVYSDVPLELFVDNFYDSLEEYYHFLPDSTKHMMPYMIADNWLLNYSNMEGIAKVLTGMNRRTQNKSKMNFAILDLEQNYDDFEEEFTQFFEELVIFSKQKYISLKLVKNQL; translated from the coding sequence TTGAACTTTTTAGCACATATTTACCTTTCATTTAACGATAAAGATATTACCATTGGCAATTTTATTGCGGATAGTATACGGGGCAATAAATACAAACACCTACCCCCTCGAATTCAACAAGGTATTTTGTTGCACAGGGCAATAGATACTTTTACGGATGCCCACAATATACCCAAAATTAGCAGCAAACGGCTCCACAAGAATTATAGCCATTACAGCCGGGTAATCGTGGATATATTTTACGACCATTTTTTGGCAAAGAATTGGTCCGTATATTCTGATGTGCCCCTTGAATTGTTCGTTGACAATTTTTATGATTCCTTGGAAGAATACTATCATTTCCTACCGGATAGCACAAAGCATATGATGCCGTATATGATTGCCGACAATTGGTTGCTCAATTACTCCAACATGGAAGGAATAGCCAAAGTACTGACAGGCATGAACCGAAGGACCCAAAATAAATCCAAGATGAATTTTGCCATTCTGGACCTGGAACAAAACTATGATGATTTTGAAGAAGAGTTTACCCAATTTTTTGAGGAATTGGTTATCTTTTCCAAACAGAAATACATCTCCTTAAAACTTGTAAAAAACCAGCTTTAA
- the ggt gene encoding gamma-glutamyltransferase, with product MKKYFLLLFAFIVFVHCKKASVVPTGLVTEKAMVVSAREEASKIGVEIMKKGGNAFDAMVATEMALVVAYPFAGNLGGGGFMVYRKANGDVGGLDYREKAPLAGHKDMYLDSLGNVIPNMSTVGATAVGVPGTVAGIIEVHKKFGSLPLEEIFEPVIALAEKGVSVTVNQEKRLASQRDKFIEVNGDSTKFAQVFKEGDIIQYPALANTMRRIAKNGRDGFYKGETAQKLAAFIQEKGGFITEEDLEKYEAVWRQPIVFKYKDLRIVSMSPPSSGGVTINQIFKMIEPYELSDFGHNSAKTIQLFTEASRRAYADRNYYLGDPDFVDIPLDVLLSDSYLKERMQNFSFDKATKSSEVERGNVEIVESMETTHYSIVDAEGNAVSVTTTLNGAYGSKLYSDELGFFLNNEMDDFSAKPGVPNMFGLIGAEANSIAPEKRMLSSMTPTIVEKDGKLWMVVGTPGGSTIITAVAQTILNAYEFDMSMQDAVNAPRFHHQWLPDMVIFEPDGFPDTLKEEMKAKGYIINEDRTPIIGKVDAIKVLPDGKLEGGADKRGDDAAVGF from the coding sequence ATGAAAAAATATTTCTTACTTCTATTCGCTTTTATTGTATTCGTTCACTGTAAAAAGGCTTCAGTAGTACCTACAGGATTGGTCACTGAAAAAGCCATGGTGGTTTCCGCGCGGGAAGAGGCCTCTAAAATTGGGGTGGAAATTATGAAGAAGGGAGGTAATGCCTTTGATGCTATGGTAGCCACAGAAATGGCCTTGGTTGTGGCCTATCCTTTTGCCGGTAATCTGGGCGGTGGCGGATTTATGGTTTATAGAAAGGCCAACGGCGATGTTGGTGGCTTGGATTATAGGGAAAAAGCTCCCCTTGCGGGCCATAAGGATATGTATTTGGATTCTTTGGGCAATGTCATCCCCAATATGAGCACGGTGGGTGCCACAGCTGTTGGGGTGCCTGGTACCGTGGCCGGGATTATTGAGGTGCATAAAAAATTTGGGTCATTACCGTTAGAAGAAATATTCGAACCCGTTATCGCATTGGCGGAAAAAGGGGTATCGGTAACGGTAAATCAGGAAAAAAGATTGGCAAGCCAGCGTGACAAGTTTATTGAAGTAAATGGTGACAGTACAAAGTTTGCCCAAGTATTCAAGGAAGGCGATATCATACAATACCCGGCCTTGGCCAATACCATGCGCCGAATTGCAAAAAACGGGAGGGACGGCTTTTACAAAGGGGAAACCGCCCAAAAACTGGCGGCCTTTATCCAAGAAAAAGGAGGTTTTATTACTGAGGAAGACTTGGAAAAATATGAGGCGGTATGGAGACAACCCATTGTATTCAAATATAAGGACCTTCGGATAGTTTCCATGAGCCCACCTAGCAGCGGAGGGGTTACCATCAATCAAATCTTTAAAATGATAGAGCCTTATGAGCTGTCGGATTTTGGACATAACTCGGCAAAGACCATTCAGTTGTTTACCGAAGCTTCAAGAAGGGCCTATGCGGACCGGAATTATTATTTGGGTGATCCGGATTTTGTGGACATTCCGTTGGATGTATTGTTGAGCGATTCCTATTTAAAGGAGCGTATGCAGAATTTCTCCTTTGACAAGGCCACCAAATCCTCCGAAGTTGAAAGAGGCAATGTTGAAATCGTAGAAAGTATGGAAACAACGCACTATTCCATCGTAGATGCAGAAGGTAATGCCGTCTCCGTAACCACAACCTTAAATGGAGCTTACGGCTCCAAGCTGTATTCGGACGAATTGGGCTTTTTTCTAAATAACGAAATGGACGACTTTAGTGCGAAACCAGGAGTTCCCAATATGTTTGGACTCATCGGTGCCGAAGCAAATAGCATAGCCCCTGAAAAACGCATGTTGAGCAGTATGACCCCTACGATTGTGGAAAAGGACGGAAAACTTTGGATGGTAGTCGGTACACCAGGCGGTTCCACAATTATTACGGCCGTGGCCCAAACGATCCTAAACGCCTATGAGTTTGATATGAGCATGCAGGACGCAGTAAATGCCCCACGTTTTCACCATCAATGGTTGCCAGATATGGTCATTTTTGAGCCGGACGGTTTTCCCGATACCTTAAAGGAAGAAATGAAAGCAAAAGGGTATATTATCAATGAAGACCGTACGCCGATTATAGGCAAGGTTGATGCCATTAAGGTATTG
- the glmM gene encoding phosphoglucosamine mutase, whose product MTLIKSISGIRGTIGGKPGDNLTPIDAVKFAASYGIWLKDYSKKEKLKVVIGRDARLSGEMIQNLVVSTLVGLGIDVIDLDLSTTPTVEIAVPLENADGGIILTASHNPKQWNALKLLNERGEFLDAAQGAKILEIAEREDFDFSEVDDLGEIIKNDSYIDIHIDEVLNLSLVDADVIKKAKFKVVVDGVNSTGGIAIPKLLHELGVEVVKLYCDPTGHFPHNPEPLKEHLGDICKKVVEEKADFGIVVDPDVDRLAFISNDGEMFGEEYTLVACADYVLGKTKGNTVSNLSSSRALRDITEKHGGTYEAAAVGEVNVVTKMKANNAIIGGEGNGGIIYPDSHYGRDALVGTALFLMLMAEKGGTVAELRASYPSYFMSKKKIELTPGLDVDGILREMADKYKNEEISTIDGVKIDFPENWVHLRKSNTEPIIRIYTEAKSQDDADSLADSIILEIKEIAGI is encoded by the coding sequence ATGACACTAATCAAATCGATTTCAGGAATACGAGGCACCATAGGAGGAAAACCAGGAGATAACCTAACACCCATTGATGCGGTAAAATTTGCGGCATCCTATGGCATATGGCTAAAGGACTACTCCAAAAAGGAAAAATTGAAGGTAGTTATAGGCAGGGATGCCCGGCTATCTGGGGAAATGATACAGAATTTGGTCGTTTCAACCCTTGTGGGACTTGGCATCGATGTCATTGACCTAGATCTTTCCACAACCCCTACGGTTGAAATAGCCGTGCCTTTGGAAAATGCAGATGGCGGTATTATCCTTACCGCAAGCCACAATCCAAAACAATGGAACGCCCTTAAATTACTGAACGAGCGGGGCGAATTTTTGGATGCTGCCCAAGGTGCCAAAATTTTGGAAATTGCCGAACGGGAAGATTTCGATTTTTCCGAAGTAGACGATTTAGGGGAGATCATTAAAAATGATAGTTATATAGACATACATATTGACGAAGTATTAAATCTATCCTTGGTGGATGCAGATGTTATTAAGAAAGCAAAATTTAAGGTCGTGGTCGATGGTGTCAATTCCACGGGAGGCATTGCCATTCCCAAACTGTTGCATGAATTGGGGGTTGAAGTGGTGAAATTGTATTGTGACCCAACCGGCCATTTTCCCCATAATCCAGAGCCTTTAAAAGAGCATTTAGGCGATATCTGTAAAAAGGTCGTGGAGGAAAAAGCCGATTTTGGTATTGTTGTAGATCCTGATGTTGACCGATTGGCGTTTATAAGCAATGACGGGGAGATGTTTGGGGAAGAGTATACCTTAGTGGCCTGTGCCGATTATGTTTTGGGCAAAACCAAAGGAAATACGGTTTCTAATCTCTCGTCCTCCAGAGCTTTAAGGGATATTACCGAAAAACATGGAGGCACATATGAAGCGGCAGCTGTGGGCGAAGTAAACGTAGTGACAAAAATGAAAGCGAATAATGCCATTATTGGCGGGGAAGGAAACGGTGGTATCATTTACCCAGATAGTCATTATGGACGTGATGCTTTGGTAGGCACCGCTTTGTTTCTGATGTTGATGGCCGAAAAAGGTGGAACAGTCGCAGAATTGAGGGCCAGCTACCCCAGCTATTTTATGAGCAAAAAGAAAATTGAGCTTACGCCAGGACTTGATGTAGATGGAATCTTACGTGAGATGGCCGACAAATATAAAAATGAAGAAATTTCCACTATTGATGGTGTAAAAATCGACTTTCCTGAAAATTGGGTGCACCTGAGAAAATCGAATACGGAACCCATCATTAGAATTTATACCGAAGCGAAAAGTCAGGATGATGCGGATTCCCTTGCTGATAGCATCATACTAGAAATCAAGGAAATCGCTGGTATTTAG
- a CDS encoding sterol desaturase family protein: protein MNLSVTYAHFFLEAPYADVIRTTVCLLLGVEPVMLFLIMFIDGTYGAFIHVGENMIKDARFGFLNKIMLTPSHHRVHHARNPLYMDTNFCNLLNIWDRVFGTYQEEQPDTKPEYGITRKVNSGSFIDVYFGEIIALAKDVFHAPGIKNKLAYIFMPPGWSHTGEHKTSKIVRANYLANKSA from the coding sequence ATGAATCTTTCCGTAACCTATGCCCATTTTTTTCTGGAAGCGCCCTATGCGGATGTCATTAGAACCACGGTTTGTCTGCTTTTAGGCGTGGAACCTGTCATGTTGTTCCTGATTATGTTCATTGACGGAACCTACGGTGCTTTTATTCATGTGGGCGAAAATATGATTAAGGACGCTAGATTCGGGTTTTTGAACAAAATCATGCTAACGCCCTCCCACCATAGGGTGCATCATGCCCGAAACCCGCTATATATGGACACCAATTTCTGTAATCTATTAAATATCTGGGACCGGGTTTTTGGTACTTACCAAGAAGAACAACCTGATACCAAGCCTGAGTATGGCATTACCCGAAAAGTAAACAGCGGTAGTTTTATAGATGTATATTTTGGAGAAATCATTGCCTTGGCCAAGGACGTTTTTCACGCACCAGGAATAAAGAACAAATTGGCCTATATTTTTATGCCCCCTGGATGGAGCCACACAGGGGAACATAAAACCTCAAAAATTGTCCGTGCGAATTATTTGGCGAATAAGTCGGCCTAA